From Novipirellula artificiosorum, the proteins below share one genomic window:
- a CDS encoding GntR family transcriptional regulator, which produces MFLSIDVHSDVAIYAQIVRQVKFAVAAGTLRPGQLLPSARTLAGKLAINPNTVARAFTALQADGVVETLRGRGMVIRDDAVAICRREREDVLAERIGVALAESWHAGLDEHKIQAIVQKHLKQLTKTNPSVWVSIPDGDANSESTTPKAKS; this is translated from the coding sequence TTGTTTCTTTCCATTGATGTGCATTCCGACGTCGCGATCTATGCCCAGATTGTGCGTCAAGTGAAGTTTGCGGTCGCCGCTGGCACGCTGCGGCCGGGCCAATTGTTGCCCAGCGCCCGGACCCTCGCCGGCAAGTTGGCGATCAACCCCAATACCGTTGCTCGCGCTTTCACCGCCCTGCAAGCCGATGGCGTGGTGGAAACCCTTCGAGGACGCGGCATGGTGATCCGCGACGACGCGGTGGCGATTTGTCGTCGTGAACGCGAAGACGTGCTGGCCGAGCGGATCGGTGTCGCGCTGGCCGAGTCATGGCACGCGGGTTTGGACGAGCACAAAATTCAAGCGATTGTGCAGAAGCACTTGAAGCAATTGACGAAAACGAATCCGTCGGTTTGGGTTTCAATCCCTGATGGCGATGCAAACTCCGAAAGCACAACCCCGAAGGCCAAGTCATGA
- a CDS encoding ABC transporter ATP-binding protein, which produces MKPIITADSLTMHFRRCDALRGVDLQIEPGTVFALLGENGAGKTTLIRILTGYQAPSSGSCRVCGLDPTRDPLGVRRQIGYVSDSPALYDWMTVSQIGGFTASFYDDRFRDHFNESVRRYEIDPAQRIRNLSRGQRAKVALSLALSHDPALLIMDEPTSGLDPKVRRNFLESMIDRAATGRTVFLASHQISEVERVADTVAIMHQGQICLTAPLSELRESFFHVVIDVEDPLRTLPPLPSPAEMLSEETEGRQRQWIVRHLDPSMVSMLREAAGVIDVRHRVATLEEVFIACTSSDFATSSAEVLS; this is translated from the coding sequence ATGAAGCCCATCATCACTGCTGATTCCCTAACGATGCACTTTCGCCGCTGCGACGCACTCCGCGGCGTCGATTTGCAAATCGAACCGGGCACGGTGTTTGCCTTGCTCGGTGAAAACGGTGCGGGGAAAACCACCCTGATTCGAATTTTGACCGGCTACCAAGCCCCGTCGAGTGGGTCTTGCCGCGTTTGCGGCTTGGATCCGACACGCGATCCGCTAGGGGTCCGGCGACAAATCGGCTACGTCTCGGATTCGCCCGCGCTGTACGACTGGATGACCGTCAGCCAGATCGGTGGCTTCACCGCTTCGTTTTATGACGATCGGTTCCGCGATCACTTCAATGAATCGGTTCGTCGCTATGAGATCGATCCCGCTCAGCGAATCCGCAACCTCAGTCGTGGCCAACGTGCAAAGGTCGCACTATCCCTTGCACTCTCGCACGACCCCGCACTCTTGATCATGGACGAACCGACGTCCGGGCTTGACCCGAAGGTACGCCGCAACTTTCTCGAAAGCATGATCGATCGCGCGGCCACGGGACGCACCGTCTTTTTGGCGTCGCATCAAATCAGCGAGGTGGAACGCGTCGCCGATACCGTCGCGATCATGCATCAGGGTCAGATTTGCTTGACCGCTCCGCTGAGTGAATTGCGTGAATCGTTTTTCCATGTGGTGATCGACGTCGAAGACCCGCTGCGAACCTTGCCACCGCTTCCCTCTCCTGCCGAGATGTTGAGCGAAGAAACCGAAGGCCGTCAACGCCAATGGATCGTTCGCCATCTCGATCCATCGATGGTCAGCATGCTGAGGGAAGCTGCGGGCGTGATCGACGTTCGCCACCGTGTCGCGACACTCGAGGAAGTGTTCATTGCTTGCACCTCGAGTGATTTCGCGACCTCTTCGGCAGAGGTGTTGTCATGA
- a CDS encoding ABC transporter permease: MSEAIVKRTGSSPINSWLVWKEVIQIVPLVASLLVIVAILVTLQYWNNPLRVDGFFATLELTCLILPGIFATGAAAVTVGQEREHRTIDWLSSLPITPKRLILTKIAVALAGLLIMWVIAVSLITLLVGPDPLVSRFRLTNTSEVHSDLTPISFPMWGVHSLLVLSAGFYTAWRFKNQYLSLISLLTIAAIPTVLAWIASELFSSHRHLGLGVEFYAWLILSIVMIPTVFLLGYRRAKIVLSPASANRPHALGRVRSLLTSNEVPVFHSDVSSILWQSIHSSRVLYAILAVMFLVGAGHPTDMLNLLRVRYYVSTFIPLASVAIAVALPVAISWAGVSVFKFAGSADQLRFLADRGVSPTKIYIARHAVPIAMVAASVVLCTILSTIQATSGTQSSRYGESPSLLSLTLSAAGIYAISQWVSQLIRTTTVAALVAPAVSFVMYPSTWYWYDLDNRWQVLLRLFAAAIPMLATWWLMQRYMDRRDFLRKILLAVLVVFFTASTSFAARLLWERDLFGEQFGVEGDARSMHMKWLMEQKQQPRPNPVLVPIDSNLFDDVEWFYSDESKVQLASELIEAKRIRPMDLLTNLDQLQSDSTSAAAIDSNAWRGWLVWLMFEQVRFDAAMDDADDAQADDAFESLLPWIDSTSLLVSTLRRSPRWLDQEVADRFEIWLAQSLTRPTTAPFLNRDMVRVAIARLPTIAARNEARRHAIRATRESWPDGPGDRLDPAVFGGVEVLSHKSTELGIRVSYDPKYQLDRMAVAALEAVRLSDQKIYSTDPNRKLLWWERQMHEATVSSLVPPAIGPYSPRYRSLPERMTLIAHVGYQPQKLYPAQFFAMPWESVVEGMKKQR; this comes from the coding sequence ATGAGCGAAGCAATCGTGAAACGAACCGGATCGAGTCCGATCAACTCGTGGCTTGTCTGGAAAGAGGTGATCCAAATCGTGCCGCTGGTGGCTTCACTGTTGGTGATCGTGGCGATCTTGGTGACGCTTCAATACTGGAACAATCCACTTCGAGTCGATGGTTTTTTTGCGACGTTGGAACTGACCTGCTTGATCCTTCCAGGCATTTTCGCAACCGGTGCCGCGGCGGTCACGGTCGGTCAAGAACGCGAGCATCGGACGATCGATTGGCTTTCATCGCTACCGATCACGCCAAAGCGACTCATCCTAACGAAAATCGCCGTCGCCCTTGCGGGGTTGCTGATCATGTGGGTGATCGCGGTAAGCTTGATCACGCTGCTTGTCGGCCCCGATCCGCTCGTTTCCCGCTTTCGTTTGACCAATACCAGCGAGGTTCATAGCGATTTGACTCCCATCAGTTTTCCGATGTGGGGCGTCCATTCGCTGTTGGTGTTATCCGCGGGTTTTTACACCGCGTGGCGATTCAAAAACCAGTATTTATCTTTGATCTCGCTTCTTACCATTGCCGCGATTCCTACCGTCTTGGCATGGATCGCGTCGGAGTTATTCTCGAGTCATCGACATCTTGGATTGGGAGTCGAATTTTATGCCTGGTTGATCCTCTCGATCGTGATGATTCCGACGGTGTTCCTGCTTGGTTACCGCCGCGCGAAGATTGTCTTGTCGCCGGCGTCGGCGAATCGCCCGCATGCACTCGGTCGAGTTCGCTCACTCCTTACCTCCAACGAAGTACCGGTCTTTCACAGCGATGTGTCATCGATCCTTTGGCAATCGATTCATTCGTCACGGGTGTTGTATGCGATACTGGCGGTGATGTTCCTGGTCGGCGCGGGACATCCGACTGATATGCTGAATCTGTTGCGGGTTCGATACTATGTTTCGACCTTCATTCCTTTGGCTTCGGTCGCGATCGCGGTGGCGTTGCCGGTCGCGATCTCCTGGGCCGGCGTGTCGGTCTTCAAGTTCGCCGGCAGTGCCGACCAGCTTCGCTTCCTCGCCGATCGAGGCGTATCGCCGACGAAAATCTACATCGCTCGACATGCGGTACCGATCGCGATGGTCGCCGCATCGGTGGTACTTTGCACGATCCTCTCGACGATCCAAGCCACATCGGGTACCCAGTCGTCTCGTTATGGTGAGTCGCCAAGTTTGTTGTCGTTGACGCTTTCTGCCGCGGGTATCTATGCGATCAGTCAGTGGGTTTCCCAATTGATCCGGACCACGACGGTGGCTGCCCTTGTCGCGCCGGCCGTATCCTTCGTGATGTATCCCTCGACATGGTATTGGTATGACTTGGACAATCGCTGGCAAGTGCTGTTGCGGTTGTTCGCCGCGGCGATTCCGATGCTGGCGACGTGGTGGTTGATGCAGCGGTACATGGACCGACGAGATTTTCTACGAAAGATCTTGCTGGCCGTATTGGTCGTCTTCTTCACCGCCAGCACGTCCTTTGCAGCGAGGTTGCTATGGGAGCGGGACCTCTTCGGTGAGCAGTTTGGCGTCGAGGGTGATGCGCGATCGATGCATATGAAGTGGTTGATGGAGCAGAAACAACAGCCGAGGCCGAACCCCGTTTTGGTTCCCATCGATTCGAACCTGTTTGATGACGTGGAATGGTTCTACTCGGACGAATCCAAGGTCCAATTGGCGTCGGAGTTGATCGAGGCCAAACGTATTCGCCCGATGGATCTGCTAACCAACCTTGACCAACTTCAAAGCGATTCCACCTCGGCTGCCGCAATCGATTCGAATGCTTGGAGGGGATGGTTGGTATGGTTGATGTTCGAGCAGGTGCGGTTCGACGCGGCGATGGACGATGCGGACGACGCGCAGGCGGACGACGCGTTTGAGAGCCTTTTGCCTTGGATCGACAGCACGTCCTTGTTGGTCAGCACCTTGCGCCGCAGCCCTCGGTGGTTGGACCAGGAGGTCGCGGATCGTTTTGAGATTTGGCTCGCCCAAAGCTTGACACGACCTACCACTGCACCGTTTTTGAATCGCGACATGGTTCGGGTGGCGATCGCCCGGTTGCCCACGATCGCGGCTCGCAACGAAGCACGGCGTCATGCCATCCGTGCAACGAGGGAGTCGTGGCCTGATGGTCCGGGTGATCGTTTGGACCCGGCCGTTTTTGGGGGTGTAGAAGTGCTGAGTCATAAAAGCACCGAACTGGGGATTCGTGTTAGCTATGACCCAAAGTATCAACTTGACCGCATGGCCGTTGCAGCGTTGGAAGCCGTCCGTCTGAGCGACCAAAAGATTTATTCCACCGACCCGAATCGAAAGCTGCTGTGGTGGGAGCGTCAAATGCACGAAGCCACCGTCAGCAGCTTGGTGCCGCCCGCAATCGGTCCGTACTCGCCTCGTTATCGAAGCCTTCCTGAGAGGATGACGTTGATTGCCCATGTGGGGTATCAGCCTCAGAAACTATACCCGGCTCAGTTTTTTGCGATGCCATGGGAATCGGTGGTGGAAGGAATGAAAAAGCAACGATGA
- a CDS encoding trans-sulfuration enzyme family protein produces the protein MNKQRSDADFRTRAIHVGNEIDPATGAVVPPIHLASTFRQPAAGEWGEFDYSRSGNPTRRNLETTLASLEGGSDALAFSSGMAAIHCVTMLLRSGDHVVAGCDLYGGAYRLLHKICDRSGIDVTLVDMTDPVAVESAITAKTRLIWAETIGNPRLTIPDLDALVAIARGRECLFGVDNTFGTPALVRPLEKGVDIVMHSATKYLGGHSDCLGGTLAVADRSLYDQLYFIQNSTGAVLDPLSCFLVSRGLKTLDLRVREQSATALRLAQWLELHPRIRSVLYPGLASHPQHALASQTFEGGFGAMMTFELDAGIRETAKVCESTTLFHLAVSLGAVESLIEQPATMSHASYDAADRERFGITDGLIRLSVGLESFEDLRRDLEAAIGSSGVATES, from the coding sequence ATGAACAAGCAACGATCGGATGCCGATTTTCGCACCCGCGCGATCCATGTCGGAAACGAAATCGACCCTGCGACGGGCGCCGTCGTTCCGCCGATTCATCTCGCCAGCACGTTTCGCCAACCGGCTGCTGGCGAATGGGGCGAATTTGACTATTCGCGCAGCGGGAATCCAACTCGCCGTAACCTCGAAACGACGTTGGCGTCACTCGAGGGCGGTTCCGATGCCTTGGCATTTTCGTCAGGCATGGCCGCCATTCACTGCGTGACGATGTTGCTACGCAGTGGCGATCATGTTGTCGCTGGGTGTGATTTGTACGGCGGTGCTTATCGACTGCTGCACAAGATTTGTGACCGCAGCGGTATCGACGTCACGCTTGTGGACATGACCGACCCGGTGGCGGTCGAATCCGCAATCACCGCAAAGACCCGACTGATTTGGGCCGAAACGATTGGCAACCCGCGGTTGACGATCCCCGATTTGGATGCATTGGTAGCGATTGCCCGAGGACGGGAATGCCTGTTCGGCGTCGACAATACCTTTGGCACTCCCGCTCTCGTCCGGCCACTTGAAAAAGGGGTCGATATCGTCATGCATTCCGCGACCAAGTACCTGGGTGGGCATAGCGATTGCCTGGGCGGAACGTTGGCGGTCGCGGATCGCTCCCTGTACGACCAATTGTACTTTATCCAAAATTCGACCGGCGCCGTACTCGATCCACTGAGCTGTTTCCTCGTATCGCGTGGGCTGAAAACTCTCGATCTTCGCGTCCGTGAACAGTCGGCGACAGCGCTGCGATTGGCACAATGGTTGGAATTGCATCCGCGAATCCGCAGCGTGTTGTATCCCGGATTGGCGTCACACCCTCAACACGCGTTGGCATCACAGACATTTGAAGGTGGTTTCGGCGCGATGATGACCTTCGAATTGGATGCGGGGATTCGCGAGACAGCAAAGGTTTGCGAGTCAACGACGCTATTTCACTTGGCCGTCAGCCTCGGTGCCGTTGAATCGTTGATTGAACAACCTGCGACGATGTCACACGCCAGCTACGATGCGGCAGACCGCGAGCGGTTTGGGATCACCGATGGCTTGATCCGTTTGTCGGTCGGGCTCGAGTCGTTCGAAGATTTGAGACGAGACCTCGAAGCGGCGATCGGCTCAAGCGGTGTTGCGACCGAGTCGTAA
- a CDS encoding trans-sulfuration enzyme family protein — MTIDSDAPDLRRSSQPVSPVSGQTPGPSDPLPAEQGPPTRGASAGGPSTQCVHAGEVRQKSEGAISTPIYTASTFTFESTDAILRFVQGDEQREEYGRYGCPNEKSVEAKLAALDHAEEAILYSSGMAAIVGLLMTKLSAGDEIVFFDQCYHRSREFCSKHLSRFGVITHQVPTGDFDALESAITSRTKMLVSESPTNPHLTVVDLEKFAAVGKANEVETLIDATLATPFNINPIDFGVDYVWHSATKYLGGHNDLLAGVICGRHDSLEPVRGMRGILGSINSPQNLYMLERGLKTFGLRMQRHNENGLAVAQFLEKHPRVSRVYYPGAESHPTSSIARQQMRGFGGLITFEVKDADWKQTSRIVDAAKLARIAPSLGGVESLIEQPYVMSYFNYTPEDRKRFGIADNMIRMSCGIEDTEDLIADIEQALTA, encoded by the coding sequence ATGACCATCGATTCTGATGCGCCCGATCTGAGGCGTTCATCCCAGCCCGTGTCGCCCGTAAGCGGCCAGACTCCGGGGCCTTCGGATCCTCTCCCAGCCGAGCAGGGACCTCCGACACGGGGCGCTTCGGCAGGAGGGCCTTCGACACAATGCGTTCACGCGGGTGAAGTAAGGCAAAAGTCCGAAGGGGCGATCTCGACCCCCATCTATACGGCATCCACCTTCACTTTCGAATCCACGGACGCGATTTTGCGGTTCGTCCAAGGCGATGAACAACGTGAAGAGTATGGTCGTTATGGATGCCCAAACGAGAAAAGTGTCGAGGCGAAACTCGCTGCACTCGACCACGCTGAAGAGGCGATTCTGTACAGCAGCGGAATGGCGGCAATCGTCGGGCTGCTGATGACGAAACTCAGTGCGGGTGATGAAATCGTCTTCTTTGACCAGTGCTATCACCGCAGCCGCGAATTTTGCAGCAAGCATCTTTCGCGTTTTGGCGTGATCACCCACCAAGTTCCCACCGGCGACTTTGACGCCTTGGAATCCGCGATCACGTCACGAACGAAGATGCTGGTCAGCGAGTCGCCGACGAATCCGCATCTGACGGTCGTCGATCTTGAGAAGTTCGCCGCGGTGGGAAAGGCCAATGAGGTGGAAACCCTGATCGACGCGACCTTGGCGACTCCCTTCAACATCAATCCAATCGATTTCGGTGTCGATTATGTTTGGCACTCGGCAACGAAGTACCTCGGCGGGCACAACGATTTATTGGCGGGTGTGATTTGCGGTCGTCACGATTCACTTGAGCCAGTTCGGGGCATGCGAGGCATCTTGGGCAGCATCAACTCGCCTCAGAACCTGTACATGCTCGAACGGGGACTCAAAACATTCGGACTTCGCATGCAGCGACACAACGAAAATGGGCTGGCCGTCGCGCAGTTCCTGGAAAAGCATCCGCGCGTCAGCCGGGTGTATTACCCAGGCGCCGAATCTCATCCCACTTCCTCCATCGCTCGGCAACAAATGCGAGGCTTCGGCGGATTGATCACCTTCGAGGTCAAAGATGCCGATTGGAAACAAACCTCGCGTATCGTGGATGCCGCGAAATTGGCCCGTATCGCGCCGAGCCTCGGTGGAGTCGAATCGTTGATCGAACAACCTTACGTGATGAGCTATTTCAACTACACACCCGAAGATCGGAAACGCTTTGGGATCGCAGACAACATGATTCGGATGTCTTGTGGAATCGAAGACACCGAGGATTTGATTGCCGACATCGAGCAAGCGTTGACGGCATGA